A region of the Carya illinoinensis cultivar Pawnee chromosome 16, C.illinoinensisPawnee_v1, whole genome shotgun sequence genome:
TAGTACGTTATGTTACTATCTCTTTTCAATTCATTTGAAGAGTCCTTCTCATTGATTGGTTCTTAAGAtcttatgtttgattgtttcttATGATCTTTTGTATTGGTAGGAATGAATCTGAATTCATTAGCGAAATTGTTGAAGAGGTTTCAAGAATAGTAAATCGTATATACTTAAACGttgccaagtatccagttggaaTAGAGTCTCATATACAAGATATTAATTTGCTTCTAAGTATTGGGATGAATGACATACGCATGATAGGGATCCTTGGAGTTGGTGGAATTGGAAAGACGACCATTGCCAAAGCAATCTACAACTCAATTGCTTACCAGTTTGAAGCTAGTTGTTTTCTTGCAAATATTCGAGAAAATTCAAATCGAGAGGGTGGTCTAATGCACCTGCAAGAGACACTTCTTTGTGAGATCTTAGGAGACTCTAGAAATTTGAAAGTTGGTAGTGTTGATAGAGGAATCAATGTGATAAAGCATAGGCTTTGCTCTAAAAAGATTTTACTAATTCTTGACGATGTGGATAAGTTGGTCCAATTAGAAAATTTAGCTGGAGATCATGATTGGTTTGGTTTAGGAAGTAGAATCATTataacaacaagagatcaaAATTTATTGACTAGTCATGAAGTTGATTCAATATACAAGATGAATGAGTTGGATCACGACAAAGCTCTTCAGCTCTTTAGTTTACATGCcttcaaaagagaaaagccTATTGATGATTATGTGGAACTAACAGAAGATGCTATACGATATGCAGGAGGTCTTCCACTAGCTTTAACGGTTCTAGGTTCAGATCTAAAAGGTAGAAGCATACATCAATGGAAAAGTGCTTTGGATAAGCTCAAGAGAATTCCTAACAAAGATATTCAAATGATACTGAGAACAAGTTATGATGGATTGGATGATAATGAGAAGGATATTTTCCTTGATATTGCTTGTTTCTTCAAAACAAAAGATGTAGATTATGTCATCAAAGTATTGGATAGTTGTCGTTTCTTTCCAGATGATGGTATTCAAAGGCTTATGGATAAGTGTCTCATAAGTGTTGATGAGAATGAAAAATTGTGGATGCATGACTTGTTACAAGATATGGGTAGAGAAATTGTTCGACAAGAATCACCTAAAGAACCTGGCAAACGTAGTAGGTTGTGGTTTCATGAAGATGTTCGTTCTGTACTAGAGGAAAATACGGTAAGagaataaatgaagaaaaaaaacactaattttactttttttatgagCATCTTCCGTTTTCATTTATGAACAGTTTTCAATGAtatacaaattttgaaaacattaattttgatattttgaatGTGATTAATTGCTTTTGGAAACTCAAATATTAGAACAAAATACTCATTTTGGAAAATATTAGCAGAAAAGCAAGGTACAGTCTAGATGTGAGTTTGCTAATACATGTTGTGTATGTTGTTGCACTAGGtaacaaacaaaattgaaggGATATTGATAGATTTGCCAGAACGAGACTTGATATGCTTAGGTTCCAAAGCATTCATGAAGATGAAAAGACTCAGAATATTTATAAATCGCAATGCACGTTTATCTGGAGGGCCTAATTACCTTTCTAATGAGTTAAGCTTGCTTGATTTGGGTGAATGTCCTTTGCAATCTTTGCCATCCAATTTTCATGGAAAAAAACTCATCGACTTTCAGATGCGTAGTAGCCACATAAAAGAATTGGGGGAGGGAATCAAGGTGAGTGTACTATGttctcaatatttttcttttcaatttaattttgaacttCTTTGAAtctaatttctctcttttttttcctgattGCAGAATTTtcagaacctcaagtttatgagTTCTTTTGATTGTAAATTCCTAACAACCATTCCTGATATCTCAAGAATTCCAAATTTAGAGGAATTGTATCTTCGTAATTGTGAAAGTTTAATTGAGGTTCATGATTTTGTTGGGTCCCATGATCATCTGACCTCTTTATCATTCTTCGGATGCTCTAGCCttaaaagttttccaagaagcCTCAGGATGAGATCTTTAGAATCTCTTGTCGTTGAAGATTGTTCAAGCCTTCAAAGTTTTCCTGATATTGAGTGTGAGATGGAATGCTTAAGATTCATTAAATTTGATCAAGCTCCTATAAAAGAATTGCCTTCATCCATTGGGTATCTCACTGGCCTTCAGGATATATACATTAAAGGCTGCAAAAACCTGATGCATCTCCCAACTAACATTCTTGAGTTGCAGCATTTACGCAATCTTTGTGTCAAAAATTTTTCAGAAATTGTTAAGCTTCCAAAGGAGAAAAGATGTTCCACGCCCTGTGTCATGTCAACAGAAGAATGTGAAATTTCATCAAATGAAGAATTGCTCTTGCCACCTCCATTGCCAGCACTAGAATATTTGAATCTCTGCGATTGTGTCCTATCAAAGTCTGATTTCTTTACAGCATTTAATTTCTCATCCACTTTGGAAACTTTAGAACAGTCAAGGAGTGATATTGTTATTCTTCCCACAAGCATCAAAAGATTTGTTGGACTGAGGTGCCTTATGTTGTTGGATTGCAAGCAACTTGAACAAATTTTAGAActtccaccaaatatagaaGAGGTGTTTGCCAGTGGATGCATTTCATTGGAAACCTTTCCAGAAGTAGGAAAAAAATTTGAGTTCAATACAAGCACCTTACCAACACTACATTGGATTGACTTGTCTGCATGCAATAAAATGCTTGTGAATATCAGGAATCATGTCACAAATCCTTTattggttctctctctctctctctctctctctctctctctctctctctctctctcatacgtGTTTGTGTATGCCATTAATGTTTATGGGTTGTACTactgaaatttataatgatattcATTCAATAGGGGCAACTTGAGGAGGCACTTTCAGGTGGCATTATATTTCCAGGGAATAAGATTCCAGACTGGTTTAGCCATCGCAAGGAGGTTTCAAACAGTGACTCTTGTGAAATACAAATTAATGGACCCTTGTGTTTGGATCAGATCAAAGGAATTGTTTTGTGTGCTGTTATTGGACCCACTATTGGGATCACCCCAGGTACACCCCCTCCTGATATTAGTGCTAAGATCATTGGCAATGGAGTCGAAAGGTTCCTTAGAGAAAGAACAATTCATTTAATGGATCATGTATGGCTAGAGTACTCCATTCCGGAATCTTTTAACCAAGAGGAGAACAGTTTGCGAGTTGAGTTTTCTTGTGAATCAAAGATAGTGTTCTTTAAAGGCTGCGGGTTGCATTTGATAAACAAGCTCGAAGAAAATGTGAAAGTTCATCCAAGTGTGCTCCCTAAGAATGTTGATGTCGAGATTGAAGATTCAGTGGCCTCAATGGATGGTATTCAAGTTTCTAAGAGACAACGTGATGGTGATGATGACATCTTGTAATCCAATTGGTACCTACAATAGAAGAGTCTAAAGTCCACTCATGATGCCGTTGATGGTAGTATAGAATGAACTGATTTTGCCACTGGGGTGGGTTATACAGACTTAAAATTTGTTATAGAATTGCTGGTTGTTTTAAGCATGTCATTAAAGAGGATGAATAACTTTAGCCCCCTCATTACCTAATAAGTTTCGTATAACCCAACAATATTGACAAAGTTGCACTCCAAGCTACATCCTCTGTCAGCAATTGATATCAACTAATGCCAGAAGTTTGGAGGACAACTCTTTCTATAACATATTCCTCCGCTTTcagtaaagaaataaaagagtaatgGCTTATACAAGTTTTGCAGTCTCTTTGTAAAAAAAAGTGAACCCTATCATGAAGAGTGTTAAAAaagatcttttatttatttattttttattttttatattttttatagtgagactactttttttataaaagacttgaacgagacttatctatttgaaatttgttactaatattattcatcaataaaattgaaaaaattatgtttagaaCTCGGCGTGCAAAACACACCCTCCATTTAGTTGACATGACAAGATTTGatttattaaagaaaacttaaaattaaaatatctagCAAATCAAGTTGGACTAGTTTGATTGTTGGAATACACTGAGATTAACTCAATTCAATCTACTTTTAAGCCgagtctaacatccaaacataactctcaaattaatgaactcatctcaactcaaaacttccTTACATGTGGGATGCAcaactttttttaactcaataccTTTTTACATATCAGACctataacttttttcaacttcacATAAttaaatagtactaaactcattttaatatccaaacacatctaaaattattttagatgggCCCCATAAAACTCACTCTACTATCTCAACTcatactattcataaagaactgaGCTCAACTCAGCTaaattcaacatccaaacgcagcAGAGGGTGGTCTCCTCTATACACCTGCTTTCAAGAATTGATAAAATTGagtaccttttttatttttttatttttaaagagtgGTTTGAAAACCTGCCTCCTTGTAGAGCACATTTTGAGTGAAATTAATATTCCTGgttcaaaatttttgaagatttCAATATTCTCTTGaaatttctcaattaaacacaGGACATCAAACCTAATTACAAATACCACTGCCTTCTTTCAGCATGCGGATTTGGAAATTTGGAAGAGCCACTATTGTTTGGACTTGGGGATTCTCTATCGAGTCAAAACCAGTAAAACGTGACTAATTTTGGAACCAAACAGTGCGCCAGATGGGTTGGACAAGGAACTAAAACCAAGCATctaattaaattgttttttggGTGCACCGACACTCAAATTTAGCAGAAAAACGGAATCAATGGATTTctcatttatctatttttttctttgtttttgaactATACAGTTTATTCATTCAAATAAGGTCACATGCCTTTCAAATCACAATCTCCCTCGGTCACAATTATAATCCATCAAATATGTAAGAGCCAACTAGGTATTGTGTTTTAGAGGATACTGATCATCCATTCTGCaaaatcatcttcattttttACTTTAAAATGTTTCTGTGTGTGATGTATTCCAAGACATCTGCTTTTATGCTTTTCAAAAGCATCTGCTTTATAAAATGTTATGTGGGTAATTTATTCCAAGACATCTACTTTTTTGCTTTACAAAAGATGTCGTGTATGATTTATTCCATTTAGTTTTCTTTGAAAGGAAGttgctcatttttcttttactaactAGTGTGACCAACTTGTTCCACGAGGACTACTTCAATGGCTTTCCATGGTGGCTCTTCCTCTTTCTGTTTCCCTACTTCTTCTTTAAGTCCTCAGTGGACTTACGATGTATTCTTAAGTTTTAGAGGTAAAGATACctgcaataattttattgtccaTCTACGAAATGCATTGCATCAAAAGGGTGTGATCACCTAAGTAGATGATAAGCTTAGAAGAGGAGAGGAAAATTTAAAAGCACTTCTTAGAGCCATTGAAGAGTCAAGAATTTCAATAACTATACTCACCAAAACATATGCATCATCCACTTGGTGCTCGGATGAGTTAACGAAGATTCTCAAatgtagaaaaacaaaaatagcaaATGGCTTTACCAGTATTTTATCACGTAGATCCATCAGAAGTACAACATTAGACAAAGATTTTTGGAGAAGCTTTAGCAAAACTTGATGAAATATTCAAAGATAGTGTGAGAGTGCAGAGGTGGAAGGCATGCCTAAAAGAAGTGGCCAATTTGTCAGGGTGGCAAATAGGAGGGAACGGGTACTTCTAACCATTCTTGTGTCTCTCATACAAGATATTTAcatattcttttcaattttacaCCATGAATACATACAATGCATGTTCGATCTTGGACTAGAGAGTAGGAAGTTCAAAAGAGATTAATTTGATTCAAATTCTGAGACAAATCCATCCTCCATCCTGGATCTGGGGTGGAAGTTTCCTCCATCCTGGACGTTGCTATGTCCACATAAGATTTCCACCAAAATCTTCTACCGatcacttcatttcttttttcttttcttttttcactttttctttcaccattttttaaaaatatttaaatatttttttaaaataaaaaaaaaaacacatattcatttaaaacacatacttaatcactaagtaaaaaagaaatgaaaaaaattttcagtAAAGAATTTCAGTACAAAATTTCTGTGGGACTAGTGTTTTCCTTTATAATGAGGATTGTTCCTCAACAGTGTTTCCGTCATTGCAATTTTTGAATCTTGGGAAGTGTGTCCTATTAGAATCTAATTTGTTTAAGCTATTTAACTACTTTTCCACAGTACAAGTTTTATATTACTCGGGAACTGATATTGTGTGCCTTCCTACAAGCATAAATAGATTTATTGGACTGAAGATCCTTATATTGGAAGATTGCAAGCAACTTCAAGAATTTGTTCAACTTCCACCAAATAATATCAAGGGGGTAGATGCTAGTGGGTGCATGTCATTGGAAATTTTTCCTGAAGCATCAAAGAAATTTCAATTCAATGCATGCAACTTAAAAGCACTAGAATGGATTGACTTGTGCAAATGCCATAAAATGCTTGTGAACATAGGGAATCATGTGGCAGATCCTTTATTGGgaaaggtctctctctctctctctctctctctctcatgcattTTCATGTGCCCCTTGGTGTGTAGTTTGTATTGCTGAAAGTTGATGATATTTGTTAACAGGGTCTATTTAAGGACCGTTTAGGTTGCATTATACTTCGAGGAAATAGGATCCCCAACTGGTTCAGCCATCCCCAATGGACTTTGGTACATGGATGAGGTCGTGGGAATTGCTTTATGTGGTATTATTGGACCCAATCTTTGGACTGGCCGGGGAAAGCCCCTTCATCTTATTGGTCTTAAGATCAATGATAATGAAGTCCAAGAAAGAACGGTTGATTTAACGGAATGTTGATGTCGAGAGTGAAGATTTAGTAGCCTCAAggtgtaaaatttaatttactgAAATATGAATATCCAACTATCATGAAAATCACATAATTATCTTTTATGtggaaataaatatttcataaaacataCCGGAATTAACAATAATGAAATCTCATTCTTGAAGAAAGCTTGTAGAAATTATTTCTCTTA
Encoded here:
- the LOC122299286 gene encoding disease resistance protein RPV1-like encodes the protein MALQGASSSSSSFLSFTDQYRWAYDVFLSFRGEDTRNNFTAHLYDALHRKGINTYIDYDLRRGNEISSALLKAIEESRIAVIIFSQNYASSTWCLDELKKILDCNKTRQQIVLPVFYNIDPSEVRHQKRSFGEAFEKHQHRFNDDMKVRSWKETLKEVANLSGFHLGNRNESEFISEIVEEVSRIVNRIYLNVAKYPVGIESHIQDINLLLSIGMNDIRMIGILGVGGIGKTTIAKAIYNSIAYQFEASCFLANIRENSNREGGLMHLQETLLCEILGDSRNLKVGSVDRGINVIKHRLCSKKILLILDDVDKLVQLENLAGDHDWFGLGSRIIITTRDQNLLTSHEVDSIYKMNELDHDKALQLFSLHAFKREKPIDDYVELTEDAIRYAGGLPLALTVLGSDLKGRSIHQWKSALDKLKRIPNKDIQMILRTSYDGLDDNEKDIFLDIACFFKTKDVDYVIKVLDSCRFFPDDGIQRLMDKCLISVDENEKLWMHDLLQDMGREIVRQESPKEPGKRSRLWFHEDVRSVLEENTVTNKIEGILIDLPERDLICLGSKAFMKMKRLRIFINRNARLSGGPNYLSNELSLLDLGECPLQSLPSNFHGKKLIDFQMRSSHIKELGEGIKNFQNLKFMSSFDCKFLTTIPDISRIPNLEELYLRNCESLIEVHDFVGSHDHLTSLSFFGCSSLKSFPRSLRMRSLESLVVEDCSSLQSFPDIECEMECLRFIKFDQAPIKELPSSIGYLTGLQDIYIKGCKNLMHLPTNILELQHLRNLCVKNFSEIVKLPKEKRCSTPCVMSTEECEISSNEELLLPPPLPALEYLNLCDCVLSKSDFFTAFNFSSTLETLEQSRSDIVILPTSIKRFVGLRCLMLLDCKQLEQILELPPNIEEVFASGCISLETFPEVGKKFEFNTSTLPTLHWIDLSACNKMLVNIRNHVTNPLLGQLEEALSGGIIFPGNKIPDWFSHRKEVSNSDSCEIQINGPLCLDQIKGIVLCAVIGPTIGITPGTPPPDISAKIIGNGVERFLRERTIHLMDHVWLEYSIPESFNQEENSLRVEFSCESKIVFFKGCGLHLINKLEENVKVHPSVLPKNVDVEIEDSVASMDGIQVSKRQRDGDDDIL